TTGTAGTGCGGGATCACCTTTTCGGCACCGTAATAGCTCAGCGTCAGCAGGCTGCCGCCGCCCTTGCCGGTCTCCGGATCATAGGGCGTCATCATCGCCGACGCGCGCTTGCACACCGCGACGAACGAATAGACGCTGATGTTCATCGTCATCAGGAAATTGTCGAGACTGGTGTCGACATAGCCGCCGCGCAGCTCGTTCTTGTCCGAGAAGCCGATGGCGTGGACCACGAAGTCGATCGTCGGCCAGCGTTCGGCGAGCGTCGCGAACGCGGTATCCAGCGCGGCCATGTCGGACACGTCGCAATCGATCAGGAAATCGCTGCCCAGCTCTTCGGCGAGCGGACGCACGCGCTTTTCCAGCGCCTCGCCCTGATAGCTGAACGCCAGTTCCGCGCCCTGCTCGCGCAGCTTCTTCGCGATGCCCCATGCCAGCGAACGATCATTGGCCAGACCCATGATCAGCCCGCGCTTACCCTGCATCAATCCGGTCACGTCGGCTTAACCTCCTGCTCTTGAGGCCCCTCTAGCGCTTCCTCGGGCGTTTCCGCCAGTGCCGCGTTTAACTCCGCCCCCACAACGACTCCAAGCCCGATGATGAAGAAGAAGATCAGCGCGATCATCACCCCCGCCAGGCTGCCATAGGTAAGATCGTAGCTGCCCAGCGACGACAGCGCGCGCGGCAGCAGCGCGGTGGTCGCCATCCACCATGCGGTGACGAAGGCGGGACCGGGCCATTTGGGGCATTTCGCCTTGCGGTATTTCCGCGGGGTCAGCGAGTAGAACAGCATGTAGAGCGCGCCGAACAGCGCCAGCGCAGGCACGAAACGCGTATAGCTGACCAGCCGCTGCGCTTCGACCGCGAAGGGGAACACCTTGTAGATGAACTGCTCGACACCGGTCAGCACCACCTGAAAGCTGAACGCGACCATCGCGAGGATCACCGACCCCACCGCCACGCCGATCGCACCCAGCCGGTATCGCCAGAAGGGCGTCGACGACTGGGTGCCATAGGCCTGGCGCAGGATGCCGCGCACCGTTTCGATGAAGCCGGCGGTGGTCCACAGCCCGACGATCGCGCCGAACCACAGCAGATTGCCGGTCCGCGCCTCGAGCACGTCCTGTACCGGTTGGCGCAGCACATTGGCGACTTCGGGGGGCACGGTGTGGAGGAAGGCGTTGAGCGCGTGGAGGCCCTCTCCCGTCCGCCCGATCAGCCGGGCGAGCGCCGCCGCGACGATGAAAAAGGGGAACAGGGTGATCAGCGATAGGTAAGCGAGGTTCCCGGCATAGGTGAACCCATCGGTATAGGTGCCGATCGCCACCCGCTTCAGCACGACGAAGAACCGGTCCTTCACGCCCAGCGACTTCAGCCCGCCGGTCAGCGCCGTGCCGAATCCCCGGCGGCGTGCCTCCGGAGATTCGGGCGAAATGCCTGGCGGTTGTTGTGGCTCCACGCGGGGTCAGACGCCCATCTTCGCGCGCGGGTTCCCCTGATCGCGCGATTGCCAGCCCTCGACAAAGGCGCGCAGTTCGGCGTCGTCGGCGGGCAGATCGACCATCAGCGTGACCAGCAGATCACCGCGCGTGCCGCCCTTCTTGTGGAAACCGCGCCCTTTCAGCCGAAGTGTCTTGCCCGAAGTCGCGCCCTTGGGGACGGTCAGCATCACCGCGCCTTCCGGAGTGGGCACGCGCACCTGCTCGCCCAGCACAGCTTCGGAAAGGGTGATCGGCAAGTCCAGGCGGATATCGTCGCCACTGCGCTTGTAGAAAGCATGCGGCTGGACCTCGATCGTGACGATCGCGTCGCCCGCGCCGCCCTGTCCGGGATCGCCCTTGCCGCTCAGCCGCATCTGGGTGCCGCTCTCGACTCCTGCGGGGAGCTTGAGGTCGATCGTCTTGCCGTCGCGCAGCGTGATCCGCTGCGGCGCGAGCTTTGCCGCATCCTCGAAACCGACCGACAGGCGATAAGCGACGTTCGCGCCCTTGGGCGGAGGCTGACGCCGGCCGAAGCCGCCAAAGCCGCCGCTGAACCCGCCCCCGGGCTGCTGCGCGCCACGACGCGCGCCGCCGCCGAACAGGCCCTCGAAAATGTCGCCGAAATCGCCGCTGTCGCCGCCGAAATCCTGCTGGCGGAAGCCGCCCTGCGGACCGCCGCCGCCGCCGAAACCGCCAAAGGGCGAGGTCGGATTGCCGTCGCCATCGATCTCGCCGCGATCGAAGCGGGCGCGCTTGTCCTTGTCGGTCAGCAGGTCATAGGCCTGCGTCACCGTGCTGAAGCGCTCGGTCGCCTTGGGATTATCCTTGTTCTTGTCCGGGTGCAGCTCCTTGGCGAGCTTGCGGTAAGCCTTTTTGATATCGGCTTCGGCCGCGCCGCGCGGAACACCCAAAGTCTGGTACGGATCTGCCATTATTTCCCTCTTCGACGCGCCGTACATCGGCGCGCCCGGGCAATATCGCAACCCTATCCGGTCACTTCTTCCAAGGGTTCCACATCGACCGAGACGTCCATCTTCTGCGCGCCGGAGCCGAGCACGATGCCGTCGATCGGCGCGATATCGGCATAGTCGCGGCCGATCGCCACCACGACATGATCCTCGGCCATCCAGATGCCGTTGGTCGGATCGACGCCGACCCAGCCGAGAGCGGGGCCGCACCAGATCAGCACCCAGGCATGGGTGGCGTCCGCGCCGACCAGCCGGGGCTGGCCCGGCGGCGGCAAGGTGCGCAGATAGCCCGAGACATAGGCGGCGGGCAGCCCGGCGGCGCGCAGGCCCGAAATCATGATCTGCGCGAAATCCTGACAGACCCCTTTTCGCTTGTCGAACGCCTGACGCGGCGGCGTATCGACCAGCGTCGCGGCCGGATCGAAATCGAACTCGCGCTGGATGCGCAGCGCAAGGCCGATCGCCGCGTCGAGCACGCCGCGCGACGGATCCAGCTCCTGCGCGCACCATGCCGCGATCTGCGGGTCGAGCGGGATCAGCGGCGAAGGGAAGATATAGCTGGCGGGGCTGGCCGGCGACATGTCGCGGCTCTGCCGCGCCCATAGCGCGATCTGCGCCAGCGTGGGATCGGTCGGCGAGGGCACCGGGATCGGGCGGTCGACCCGCACCCGCGCGGTGCTTTCGATCGTCAGCGTGCGCGTGCGCACCTCGACCACCAGCCGCACGACATTGGCCAGCCCCGCCTCGGCGCGGGCCGGCGAGACGCGGCCGCCCGGCTGGATCGTCAGCTTGTAGTCCTCGACTTCCTGCCCCGACCACAGGATCGGCTGAAGCCGCAGATTGCAGCGCGAGAAACCCACAGGCTGGGCATATTCGAACCGCGTCACATGCTTGATGGCATAAAGCATCACGCGAGGATCATGCCTGCTTCGCGCAGCGGCTCGGCGCCCTGAAGGAAGTATCGCCGCGCGATTTCCTGCGACAATGCGCCGAGGCGGTTCTCCAGATCCCACAGCATCGGCGTGTCGATGCTGGTCGCGCGCGCGGTGACCATGATCGCGGCAAGCTGGCGCGCCTGTTCCTGTTGCGGCTCGGCAAGGCCGTCGTCGGACAACACCGGCAGCTTGTTGAGATGCGCGGTCAGCTTGCCGATCTGGAACGCGATGGCGCGCGGATTATAACTGTCGAGCGTGACCAGATCGAGCACGGGTACGCGCGCGATGCCGGTCAGGTAGCGCTGGCGATAGCTGATCTGGCTGTCGGCAAGGTCGAGCAGGGTCGAGAGATCGTCGGCGGTCGCCTCGGCCCCGCCGAACGCACGGACCATGCGCACCGCGGCCACGGCGCGCTCGATCCGGCGGCCAAGATCGAGGAAGCGCCACGCATCGGTACGCCCCATATGCTCGGCGGACAGCCCGGCCAGCGCCGAATAGCGCCGCTGGAGGGATCCCGCCTTGTCGAGCAGCGAGCCCTTGGCCGGGAAGGGCGCATCGAGCAGCTGGATCATGTCGGCCGACAGGCGATCGCGCGAAACTTCCCCGATGCCCTTCGCCTGAAGATTGATCGCGCGAATCGAATACCAGCTGGCTTCGTCCTCCAGCGCGGTCTTCGCGAATTGCTGGAGATCGGCGCGGCGGAGCGATTTGGGCGCGGGCGCCGCGCCATTGGCGACAACGAGGTTGACCAGCTTCTGCACCGTTCCGGGCTCGAGCGCCGCGCCGGTATCCGCGCTGATCGAATGACCGAGGAGCACGCGCAACGCCGCCAGCTGCGCTTCGCCACGCTCCAGATAGCGGCCGAGCCAGAAGAGATTGTCCGCCACGCGACTGGGCAAGGTGCCCGGATTGCGCCGCAACTGGGTCGAATCGCCCGAAGGGAGCAGCGAGACCGGCGCTACCGGATCGGGGCCGTGGATGCAGACATCGGCCGACCAGACGCCTTCGCCCATCACCGGCGCGCGCACGTCGGGATGCTCGCCGATTCGCGCGAAGCCGCCGGGCATCACCGTCCATTCGCCATCCACCCCGCGCGCGGCGAACACGCGCACGGTGAAGGGCCGCGGCGCCAGCGCATCTTCGGACACCACCGGCATGGTCGAAAGCGTGACCACTTCCTGCCCGACATAATCCTGCGGCCGGCGGGCCATGTCCGCCATCAGCGCCGCGCGCGCATCGCCGGTGATCGCCGAACCGAGCGCCGCCCCGTCCGGCAGCCCCAGCGGCGATGGCCCGAAGGCGGGCGAGATCAGCAGCGTATCGAGCGCGCCTTCGACGTGGCAGCGCGCATCGTCCTGCCCGCACCACCAGGTCGCGATATTGGGCAGCTTGAGCCCCTCGCCCAGCATGCTCTGCGCCAGCGCTGGGAAGAAGGCAGAGAAGGCCGGCGCCTCGAGCACCGCCACGCCCGGCGCGTTGGCGATCACGACATTGCCCGCCGCCATCGCATCGACCACGCCCGGCACGCCGATCGCCGAATGCGAATCGAGCGCGAGCGGATCCAGCATCCGCGGATCGAGCCGCCGCCAGATCGCGTCGATCCGCTTGAGCCCCGCGATCGTGCGCACGTAAAGCTGATCGTCGAGCACAGCGAGATCGGCGCCCTCGACCAGCAGGAAACCGAGATAGCGCGCCAGATGCGCCTGCTCGGCATAGCTGGGGTTGAGCCGACCCGGCGTGAGCAACGCGATGCGCGGATCGGTGCGGCGGCACAGCTCGGCCAGCCCCGCCTTGAACGCCGCGAAGAAGGGCGCGTGGCGTTCGATGTTGAGCCGGTTCTGCAACCCGCCCAGCGTGCGCGCCATCGCCAGCCGGTTCTCCAGCGCATAGCCCGCGCCGGCCGGTGCGCGGAGGTGATCGGCAAGGACGCGCCATTCGCCCGAAGGCCCACGGCACAGATCGAACGCGACGAACTGGAGGTGATAGCCCCCCGGTGGGACGAGATGCGTCAGCGGACGGAGAAAGAACGGGCTGCCGGTGACGAGCGCGGCCGGGATATTGCCCTCGCGGACCAGCGCGCCCTCGCCATAGATATCGGCGAGAATCTTCTCCATCAGCTCGGCGCGCTGGCAAATCCCCTCCGAGATTCCGCGCCACTCGTCCGATTCGATCAGCAGCGGCACGGGCGAGAGCGGCCAGGGGCGCTCCTCGCCTTCGCCTGCGATACGGAAGCCGGTGCCGATATCGTCGGCGTGGCGCTGCGCGCGCTCACGGGCATGTTCCAGCGTGTCGCCCGAAAGCCCGGCCAGTTCCTCGAACACCGCCGTCCATGCCGCGTCGTCGCCCTGTCCGGCGCACAGCACGTCGCTCGCCCGGCCCGGCGCGCAATAATCCGCGATCCAGCGGCCGGCGATCGTGCCTGCGTCGAACAATCCCATCGCGGCCTGGCTCGCCATATCGCCCCTTCGGTCCCCATCCGGCTGATGGGGGAAACGATGCTGCCATGCAACAAGGTTCGGACACCGCCCAGTGTCCCATCGGTCACACCGGCGCGAAATGCGCCGTCGGCGTCCGCCGGACGAAGCGGAGCAAGCCGCCAGCCAAGGAGTCGTTCCTCGACACCAAATCGGCGGGAGCGTAGAGGCTCGCCCATGACCACCGATCCGTTCGCCCTGTTCGACAGCTGGTACGCCGAAGCCCGGAAAACCGAACCCAACGACTCCAACGCGATGGCGCTGGCGACAGTCGATGCGGCGGGCCAGCCTTCGGTGCGGATGGTGCTGCTCAAGGGGCACGGGCCCGACGGCTTCGTCTTCTATACCAATCGCGAGAGCCGCAAGGCAGGCGAGCTGGAGGCGGTGCCCAAGGCCGCCCTGCTGTTCCACTGGAAGTCGCTGCGCCGCCAGATTCGCATCGAAGGCACGATCACGCGCGCCGCCGACGCGGAGAGCGACGCCTATTTCGCCACGCGCCACCGCGATTCGCAGCTCGGCGCCTGGGCCAGCGACCAGTCGCGCCCGCTGGCCGACCGCGAGACGTTCGAAGCGCGGTTCGAGGAAATGCGCGCCCGCTTCGAAGGCGGCGACGTGCCGCGCCCGCCGCATTGGGGCGGTTACCGCGTGACGCCGGGCCGCATCGAATTCTGGCAGGACCGCGCGCACCGTCTGCACGAACGCCGCGTCTTCACCCGCGGGGGGAACGACTGGAACGAAGGCCTGCTGTACCCGTGAGCAATCTCGCCCAGCGCGCCGCCATCGCCAGTGTCGCGGCGGCGATCTTCCTTGGCCTGCTCAAGGGCTGGGCGGCATGGATGACCGGATCGGTCGCGGTGCTGGCCAGCCTGGCCGACTCGGTGCTCGACCTGTTCGCCTCGCTGGTGACTTTGGGCGGCGTGCGCTGGGCCGCGCAGCCCGCGGACAAGGAACATCGCTTCGGCCACGGCAAGGCCGAGGCGCTGGCTGCGCTGTTTCAGGTCGTCGTCATTTCGGTCTCGGCCTTCGCGATCCTCGTTCGCGCGATCGAGCAGTTCATGGCCGGCGGCACGACCGAAGCGCCTGAGTTCGGCATCGGCGTTTCGCTGGTGGCAATCTTCATCACTCTGGCGCTCACCCGCTATCAGGCGATGGTCGTCAGCCGCACCGGATCGATCGCGATCACCACCGACCGGGTGCATTACATGTCGGACCTGCTGCTGAACGGCGCGGTGATCGCCGCGCTGCTGCTCGATGCGGTGGTGGGCCTGCGCGGCGCGGACGCGCTGTTCGGTGTGGCGATCGCCTTCTGGCTGTTCTTTGGCGCGTGGAAGGCTTCCGAAGCCGCGCTCGACCAGTTGATGGACCGCGAATGGCCCGACGAGAAGCGCCGCCGCCTTGTCGAGATCGCCTCGGGTCATCCGCAGCTGAAGGGCCTGCACGATCTGCGCACCCGCACCAGCGGATCGAGCGACTTCGCGCAATTCCACATCTGGCTCAACCCGGCGATGAGCGTCGCCGAAGCGCATGACATCACCGACTCGCTCGAACGCCATCTAGAAGCCGAATTCCCCGGCACCGAATTCCTCATCCATGTCGATCCCGAAGGCCAGAGCGATACCGACAACCCGCTGACCGAAACCGACGAGACCGAGTTGCTCAGGAAAGACCCGCAATGAAGCTGCCCTTCGTCCAGATCGACGCATTCGCCGACCGGCCCTTCACCGGCAATCAGGCCGCGGTGATGCCGCTCGACGCGTGGCTCGACGATACGGTGCTTCAGGCAATCGCGGAGGAAAACAATCTCGCCGAGACCGCCTTCATCATCCCCGACGCCAGCGGCGCGGCGGATTACGAGCTGCGCTGGTTCACCCCTGCGGTGGAAGTCGCGCTGTGCGGCCATGCGACGCTGGCAAGCGGACACTATGTCCTCGGCCAGTTTCCAGACCGCGAGCGGGTAACCTTCCGCACCCGCAAGGCTGGCATCCTCGAAGTGGCGCGGGACGGCGACGGTTATGCGATGGCCTTGCCCGCCTATCCGCCCGAACCCGCGGAATTGCCCGAGATCCTCGCCGCGCTCGGCGTGACCAGCGGCGAAACGCTGCGCCACCCGAACGGCTACGACCTCGTCGTCCTCGACAGCGCCGAAGCCGTGCTGGCGCTTCAGCCCGATTTCAAGGCGCTGGCGGCGATCGGCGACACGCTCAACATCGTCACTGCGCCGGGCACCGATACCGACGTGGTCAGCCGCGTCTTCGCCCCGGCGGCGGGAATCGACGAGGATCCGGTGACGGGTTCGGCGCATTCGGTACTGACGCCCTATTGGGCCGCGCGATTGGGCCGCACCCGCTTCACGGCCTATCAGGCGAGCAGGCGCGGCGGCCATGTCGGCTGCGAACTCTCAGGCGACCGCGCGATCCTGCGCGGGAAATGCGTCACGGTGATCGAGGGCGTGTTCACGCTGTGAAGCGTCAATAGACGTCCTTGAACGACCAGCCGCTCAGGCCGATCAGGTGCAGGCCGACCGCGCGGATGGCACCATCGTCCGGGCTCCAGCGCTTGAAGAAACGATAGCCTGCGCGATCGACGCCCTCGATGATCCACTCGGAGCCATCCATGCCCAGTTCGCAGTTGGCCGGCGCCTGATCGAAGATCGCATTTCTCGCCATCACGCCGCGCAGCCCTTGCACCTCTGCCGCGGTCATTGCCCGATCGACCCTTTTGGCAATCTTCCCCGGATCATAGCCACCGGCGCCGGACAATTGCCTTGCGGCGAGACGAAAGCCGCCGCCGGGCACCGGCTCGACGCGAATCACGACAGGTGCGTGGAACGTGCGCAGCCAGGTGAAGCGAAGGATGAAGTCGTCGCCCGATGGTGGCTTTCTTGCGGCCACGTAAAGCGAAGGCTCCTGCGCCGCGCGGAGATGCTTCGAGAACCAGCCATTCTCGAAATCACTGAGGATGGGCATCGGACGGCCATTGTCACGGCAGCTGAGGGGGGTCGTGGCCAGAGCGGGCGGGAAATAAGGGTCCGGCGGCATCTCGGCCGACGACAGGGCGATTTGCGCAAGGCTCCACGTCAAAGGTCCGATCATCGCCGATCTCTCTTCTGCCTTGTCAGACGGCCGCCATCTCCGCCCGTTCGGTCTCGGCGATCCAGCCACCGCCCAGTACACGCTCGCCGGCATAGAGCACCGCCGCCTGTCCCGGCGCAACGCCATATTCGGGCGTGTCGAACACCAGCCGCTCGCCATCGAAGCGCGCGGGGACCGGCTTGGCCATCGAGCGGACCTTCACGGTCATCTCGCCCGAATAGTCGCCGCCCAGCCAGTTGACGTTCTCGACTCGCGCGGCGCGGACCGCCAGTGCGCGCTTCGGCCCGACGATCACGTCGCGCGTCGCGGGATCGAGGCGCAGCACGTAGAGCGGCTCGGGGCTGCCGCCGATCTCGAGGCCGCGGCGCTGGCCCACGGTGAAGTGGATGAAGCCGCGATGCTCGCCCAGCTTGCGCCCGGCCTCATCGACGATCGCGCCGCCGGTCTCCGCCTCGGGACGCAGCTTCTTCACCAGCGTGGCGTAGTCGCCGTCGGGGACGAAGCAGATATCCTGGCTGTCGGGCTTGCCCGCCACGCCCAGCCCCAGCTCGGCCGCCAGTTCGCGAACCTGTGCCTTGGGCATGCCGCCCAGCGGAAAGCGCAGGAAATCGAGCTGCGCCGAAGTGGTGGCGAACAGGAAATAGCTCTGGTCGCGCGCCGGATCGTACGCGCGGTGCAGCTCCGCCCCCTGCGCGCCCATCACCCGCCGCACATAATGGCCGGTCGCGAGGCAATCCGCGCCGAGATCGCGCGCCAGCTTGAACAGATCGGTGAATTTCGGCCCCATATTGCATTTCACGCAGGGGATCGGGGTGCGCCCGGCGAGATATTCGTCGGCGAAATCGTCGATCACCGTCTCGCGGAAGCTGCTCTCGTGGTCGAAGACGTAATGCGCGATGCCCAGCTTGTCGCAAACCGCGCGCGCGTCGCGAATGTCGCGGCCCGCGCAGCAGCTGCCCGCACGGCCCACCGCTTCGCCATGATCGTAGAGCTGGAGCGTGACGCCGATCGTCTCCGCGCCCGTCCGCGCAGCGAGTCCCGCCACCACCGACGAGTCGACGCCGCCCGACATGGCAACGACGATGCGTCGTGCCTTGAGCGGCTCCGCCAGCTGGAAATCCCCGGTCATCATGGGCGCGCACATAGGGGCACGCGGCGTTTTGCGCCAGTCCGGGACGCTTCCGCCCCAGAATGGGACCAAGCGTTAAGCCCCCGTTTTCATGCCCTTTACCGGCCCTTCATTGATCCTCGTTAGGAATGGCCATCCGATAGAAATTCGATTGGATGTGTTTGTGGATTTGAGCTTCGCCAGGCTGGACAGGGATTTCGCGGTCACCGCGATGCCCACCGAGCTGGCGGTTCTGCTGGTCGGCGTAGCCGCGCGGCAGGCGTCGTCCCCGACCGCCCGGGCCCAGGCCCGGCTGGATCTGGTGACGCCGGCCGAAGCGCTGCTCGCTCCGCTGCACGCATCCTTTCACCGTGCCGTCGCTGCCGCGCTGAGAAGCTGGCAGCGGGAATGAAGACCGCGTTTACCGTGCCGTTTTAGCCGATGTTCAAGTCAGGTGAATTACGGTCGTTTCAGTGTTGAGTGAGAGGGGGCCCCCCGCCCCGATCGAGGTTGGTAGATGATTGAGAACCAGAAAATCCGTCCCGCGAAAGTGATTGGCCCGCTCGGCGAACCGCTGACGCTGGATTCGCTTCCCCCGCCCGAGACGACCCGCTGGGTCGTGCGGCGCAAGGCGGAAGTGGTCGCGGCGGTCAATGGCGGCCTGCTCAGCGTGGACGAAGTTTGCGCCCGCTACGGCCTGACCGTCGAGGAATTCGCCGGCTGGCAGCGCGCGATCGATCGCTCGGGGATGCCGGGACTGCGCGTGACGCGCATCCAGCATTACCGCTCGCTCTACGAGCGCCAGCAGAAATACTGATTTTCCCGCTCCCATCGGGAATGGAACGGCCCGCTTCCCGCGAGGGAGGCGGGCCGTTTCGGTTTTCGCGGTTGGGTGCGATCCTTACCTGATGTGAGGAACGTCGAACCCGCAGGGTTCGCAAGCGCGACAGCGCGCTGGCCGAAAGGCAGCCCCATCCGAGGCATGCGCGCAGCGCATAAGCCGCGAGATCGAACAAACCCTCATGGAACCAACCGGGCTCGTTACGACTTTTCCCATCCGCAAGCCCGGTGTGACGGGCTAAACGGAGGGACGGAACATGATCGGTCTTATTGTCTGGCTCGTTATCGGTGGTGTGGTCGGCTGGCTTGCCAGCCTCGTGATGCGCACCGATGGCCAGCAGGGTATCTTCCTGAACATCGTCGTCGGCGTCATCGGCGCCTTTGTCGGCGGGCTGCTGTTCGGCGGCTCGATCAACGAGACCCCGACCAACCCGATGGCGTTCATCGTGTCGCTGGTCGGCGCGATCATCCTGCTCGCGATCGTCAATCTGGTTCGCCGCGGCGCCGTCCGCTAAGCGAAGCCGGATCCGACAAAAAAGGGCCGCCCCGGCAGGGACGGCCCTTTTTTTTGCGTGCAAGGCCCCGCCTTACTTCAGCAGGAACCGCATGGTGACGGTCGCAGTGACTTCCTGCTCGCCGGCCTGCACGCTCACGCCCTTGGCATCGTAAGCGGCAAAGCGTTCCGCGGTGGGGAAGACCCGCGACGGCGACGCGTCCGAGATCGACAGGATGCGATCGACCCGCAGCCCCGACGCCTTGGCATAGAGTTCGGCGCGCGACCGCGCCTGCGCCACGGCATCGACTCGCGCTTCGTTCAGCGCTTCGGCAGGCTGGCTCAGCGTCAGGTTCGGACCCGAGATGGTGTTCGCGCCTTCCTTCACCAGCACGTCGAGGATCGCGCCCGATTTCGAAACGTCGCGGAAGCGCACGCTCACGCTGTTCGACGCCATATAGGCGAAGATCACCTGCGGCTGGCCGTCCACCGGATTGCGATATTGCGGCTGGAGCGAGATGTTCGAGGTCTGGATGTCACGCGGAGCAATGCCCGCCGCCTTCAGAGCGGCGACCACCCGGTTCATCCGCCCATTGTTCTGCGCCAGCGCTTCGGCGGCGGTCGCCGCCTGGGTCGTCACGCCTGCCTCGATGATCGCGACGTCGGGCACGCGAACCGAACGGCCCTCGGCGGTGATCTCGAGCAGCGTGCCTTCGTGCTGCATCATCGGCGGACGTGGCTGCATGTCCTGCGCCGCGGCGGGCAGCGCCGAAAAAGCCGCCAGCGCCGCCAGACCAAGAGTGATCGCCTTCATTCACCGTCTCCAAAAACGAATAGTCCCGCGAACGGCCTTGCCGCGCGCGGGACTAACCGAAACTGAATGAAGCGGATCGCGGCCGTTCAGGCGCGCTTCGCCATGACGAGGCGATACACGACCAGCAGAATCACCGCGCCGGCGGTAGCGGCGGCATAGGCCTGCCACGTGCTGTCGGCGATGGTCAGGCCCATCATCGGCGTCAGATACTTCGCCAGCAGCGCGCCCGCGATGCCCAGCAGGATCGTCACGATGATTCCGCCCGGATCCTTGCCCGGCATGATGAGCTTGCCGAGCGCACCCGCGACAAGGCCGATAAGAAGCCAACCGATGATACCTGTAGGCATGGGTAATCCTCCTGTTTCGGCCCGCCATTCCAGACCTGGGCGGAGCGTCGCGCCATGCAGCGGCCAATGCAACCCCGTTTCTTTGGCCGATTCTTCCGCCGCCGATTCGGACGGCGCTTCGGCCCGCTCTTCGGATCGTCGCGAACCCAACCGTTCCGGGCCATTCGCGAGCCGCTCGCGCTTGCGGAAACATATGGAAACAGGCAATGCGCGCACAGGGAGGAAACG
The sequence above is drawn from the Sphingomonas sp. G-3-2-10 genome and encodes:
- a CDS encoding transglutaminase family protein — protein: MLYAIKHVTRFEYAQPVGFSRCNLRLQPILWSGQEVEDYKLTIQPGGRVSPARAEAGLANVVRLVVEVRTRTLTIESTARVRVDRPIPVPSPTDPTLAQIALWARQSRDMSPASPASYIFPSPLIPLDPQIAAWCAQELDPSRGVLDAAIGLALRIQREFDFDPAATLVDTPPRQAFDKRKGVCQDFAQIMISGLRAAGLPAAYVSGYLRTLPPPGQPRLVGADATHAWVLIWCGPALGWVGVDPTNGIWMAEDHVVVAIGRDYADIAPIDGIVLGSGAQKMDVSVDVEPLEEVTG
- a CDS encoding PhzF family phenazine biosynthesis protein translates to MKLPFVQIDAFADRPFTGNQAAVMPLDAWLDDTVLQAIAEENNLAETAFIIPDASGAADYELRWFTPAVEVALCGHATLASGHYVLGQFPDRERVTFRTRKAGILEVARDGDGYAMALPAYPPEPAELPEILAALGVTSGETLRHPNGYDLVVLDSAEAVLALQPDFKALAAIGDTLNIVTAPGTDTDVVSRVFAPAAGIDEDPVTGSAHSVLTPYWAARLGRTRFTAYQASRRGGHVGCELSGDRAILRGKCVTVIEGVFTL
- a CDS encoding J domain-containing protein, which gives rise to MADPYQTLGVPRGAAEADIKKAYRKLAKELHPDKNKDNPKATERFSTVTQAYDLLTDKDKRARFDRGEIDGDGNPTSPFGGFGGGGGPQGGFRQQDFGGDSGDFGDIFEGLFGGGARRGAQQPGGGFSGGFGGFGRRQPPPKGANVAYRLSVGFEDAAKLAPQRITLRDGKTIDLKLPAGVESGTQMRLSGKGDPGQGGAGDAIVTIEVQPHAFYKRSGDDIRLDLPITLSEAVLGEQVRVPTPEGAVMLTVPKGATSGKTLRLKGRGFHKKGGTRGDLLVTLMVDLPADDAELRAFVEGWQSRDQGNPRAKMGV
- the fabI gene encoding enoyl-ACP reductase FabI, which codes for MTGLMQGKRGLIMGLANDRSLAWGIAKKLREQGAELAFSYQGEALEKRVRPLAEELGSDFLIDCDVSDMAALDTAFATLAERWPTIDFVVHAIGFSDKNELRGGYVDTSLDNFLMTMNISVYSFVAVCKRASAMMTPYDPETGKGGGSLLTLSYYGAEKVIPHYNVMGVAKAALETSVKYLAVDLGRDNIRVNAISAGPIKTLAASGIGDFRLILKWNELNSPLKRNVTIEDVGGAGLYFLSDLSSGTTGETHHVDAGYHVVGMKAEDAPDIALA
- a CDS encoding circularly permuted type 2 ATP-grasp protein translates to MASQAAMGLFDAGTIAGRWIADYCAPGRASDVLCAGQGDDAAWTAVFEELAGLSGDTLEHARERAQRHADDIGTGFRIAGEGEERPWPLSPVPLLIESDEWRGISEGICQRAELMEKILADIYGEGALVREGNIPAALVTGSPFFLRPLTHLVPPGGYHLQFVAFDLCRGPSGEWRVLADHLRAPAGAGYALENRLAMARTLGGLQNRLNIERHAPFFAAFKAGLAELCRRTDPRIALLTPGRLNPSYAEQAHLARYLGFLLVEGADLAVLDDQLYVRTIAGLKRIDAIWRRLDPRMLDPLALDSHSAIGVPGVVDAMAAGNVVIANAPGVAVLEAPAFSAFFPALAQSMLGEGLKLPNIATWWCGQDDARCHVEGALDTLLISPAFGPSPLGLPDGAALGSAITGDARAALMADMARRPQDYVGQEVVTLSTMPVVSEDALAPRPFTVRVFAARGVDGEWTVMPGGFARIGEHPDVRAPVMGEGVWSADVCIHGPDPVAPVSLLPSGDSTQLRRNPGTLPSRVADNLFWLGRYLERGEAQLAALRVLLGHSISADTGAALEPGTVQKLVNLVVANGAAPAPKSLRRADLQQFAKTALEDEASWYSIRAINLQAKGIGEVSRDRLSADMIQLLDAPFPAKGSLLDKAGSLQRRYSALAGLSAEHMGRTDAWRFLDLGRRIERAVAAVRMVRAFGGAEATADDLSTLLDLADSQISYRQRYLTGIARVPVLDLVTLDSYNPRAIAFQIGKLTAHLNKLPVLSDDGLAEPQQEQARQLAAIMVTARATSIDTPMLWDLENRLGALSQEIARRYFLQGAEPLREAGMILA
- a CDS encoding YihY/virulence factor BrkB family protein; the encoded protein is MTGGLKSLGVKDRFFVVLKRVAIGTYTDGFTYAGNLAYLSLITLFPFFIVAAALARLIGRTGEGLHALNAFLHTVPPEVANVLRQPVQDVLEARTGNLLWFGAIVGLWTTAGFIETVRGILRQAYGTQSSTPFWRYRLGAIGVAVGSVILAMVAFSFQVVLTGVEQFIYKVFPFAVEAQRLVSYTRFVPALALFGALYMLFYSLTPRKYRKAKCPKWPGPAFVTAWWMATTALLPRALSSLGSYDLTYGSLAGVMIALIFFFIIGLGVVVGAELNAALAETPEEALEGPQEQEVKPT
- the pdxH gene encoding pyridoxamine 5'-phosphate oxidase; protein product: MTTDPFALFDSWYAEARKTEPNDSNAMALATVDAAGQPSVRMVLLKGHGPDGFVFYTNRESRKAGELEAVPKAALLFHWKSLRRQIRIEGTITRAADAESDAYFATRHRDSQLGAWASDQSRPLADRETFEARFEEMRARFEGGDVPRPPHWGGYRVTPGRIEFWQDRAHRLHERRVFTRGGNDWNEGLLYP
- a CDS encoding cation diffusion facilitator family transporter, whose product is MSNLAQRAAIASVAAAIFLGLLKGWAAWMTGSVAVLASLADSVLDLFASLVTLGGVRWAAQPADKEHRFGHGKAEALAALFQVVVISVSAFAILVRAIEQFMAGGTTEAPEFGIGVSLVAIFITLALTRYQAMVVSRTGSIAITTDRVHYMSDLLLNGAVIAALLLDAVVGLRGADALFGVAIAFWLFFGAWKASEAALDQLMDREWPDEKRRRLVEIASGHPQLKGLHDLRTRTSGSSDFAQFHIWLNPAMSVAEAHDITDSLERHLEAEFPGTEFLIHVDPEGQSDTDNPLTETDETELLRKDPQ